In Legionella israelensis, the genomic window AGATGGTGCCAATAAAAACGACTGTGAACGTAATGCGGCCCTGCGTTTTCTTAATGATCTGAAACGCGAGCACCCTCATTTAAAGCTAATTTTTACAGGGGATGGTCTGTTTTCAAATGCTCCATTCATCAAACGCTTATGTGATGATGATCATTGGTTCATCCTGGTTGCCAAAGAAGGGGATCATAAACATTTGTTTGAAGAGTTTAATGCATTGCCTCGAGCTACTCATGAAGTGAGAGAAGGCAAAATAACTCATCGTTTTAGTTGGTCAAATCAAATTGCAATTAATGATACTCACCTTGATTGTATAGTGAACGTTTTAGAGTATTGGGAGGTGCATGATAATGGTAAAAAACAGCGTTGGGTTTGGGTAACCAATATTCCCTTAACTGAAAAGAATGCTTACAAAATTATGAGAGGAGGACGGGCACGACATAAGATAGAAAATGAAACGTTTAATACATTAAAAAATCAAGGATATCAGTTTGAGCACAATTTTGGTCATGGTAATAAACATTTGAGCACCGTATTTGCTCATTTGATGATGCTTGCTTTTTTTGTTGATCAGCTGCAGCAGCTTGGCTGTAAACTATTTAAAAAAGCACTTGCAAGATTGCATACTAAGCGCTCGTTATGGGAAAGAAAACGAGCATTATTTTTTGATTTTTTTATCAATAGTATTGAGGACTTATGGTCTGCTTTAGCGTTTGGACATAAGGCATCATTAGCGCCTAATTCATCATAATGCTGCAAGCATCTTTTTGTTATTATATACCGGATTGGATTTGAACTACCTTGTAAATTGATTGTTTTTTAGACTGAATCTAATTTCAGCGCTTGCGCTTGCCCTATAAAAACTGAGCTAATACCGCTTTTTAAAAATTTCTTAGGCGGGAGCCGCTGGCTGAATATGCGATAAATTGACTGTTGACCACCATTTTTATATAGTGCTGTCCATGCCATCAAGCAAATTATATTGCTTAAATTAATTACAATCTGGAGAACGCATGACGAAAAAGAAAGCGACACTTAACATCGAGGGACAAACCCCTATAGAATTACCCGTCTATAGCCCCACTTTGGGAAAAGATGTCATCGATGTTAGTAAATTAGGCACTCATGGTGTTTTTACCTATGACGAAGGATTCATGTCTACGGCCTCTTGTGAATCAAAAATTACTTATATTGATGGCGAAGAGGGTGTGTTGCTTTATCGTGGATACCCTATCGAGCAGTTGGCCGAGAAAAAAGACTTCCTCGATGTCTGCTATTTACTCTTAAACAGCGAACTGCCTACCAATGAGGAAAAAAATAAATTTGTCAATCTGATCAATAACCACACTATGGTTCATCAGCAAATGTATCAATTCTTAAATGGTTTCAGACGAGACGCCCATCCTATGGCCATTATGGTGGGAATTGTTGGTGCTTTATCCGCCTTTTATCATGAATCTATGGATCTGACTAATGAAAATGACAGATACACATCAGCTATACGACTGATTGCAAAAATGCCAACATTAGCCGCAATGAGTCATAAATACTCCATAGGCTTGCCTTACATGTATCCTCAAAACAAAATGTCTTACGCTGAAAATTTTCTGCATATGATGTTTGGCGTGCCCTCAAACGACACGACTCCTGACCCGGTATTAACAAAGGCCATGGATACCATTTTTATCCTTCATGCTGATCATGAGCAAAATGCTTCTACTTCAACGGTCAGGCTTGCTGGTTCAACGGGAGCTAATCCTTTTGCTTGCATTTCGGCCGGGATTGGAGCTTTATGGGGACCTGCTCATGGTGGAGCAAACGAAGCCTGCTTAAATATGCTTTATGAGATAGGCGACAGCAGTAACATCAATAAATACATCAAAAAGGCAAAGGATAAGGATGATCCATTTCGTTTAATGGGTTTTGGACATAGGGTTTATAAAAGCTATGATCCTCGAGCAAAAGTTATGCGTAAAACCTGTCATGATGTTCTAGAGGCTGTAGGCGCACATGAAGAACCTTTATTTAAGTTAGCCATGGAACTCGAACGTATTGCTTTAGAAGATGACTTTTTTATTGAGAAAAAACTTTATCCGAACGTCGATTTTTATTCCGGTCTCACATTGAGCGCCATCGGTATTCCAACCAATATGTTTACCGTGGTATTTGCCTTAGCTCGTACAGTGGGCTGGATGTCTCACTGGATGGAAATGGTCGCCAGCAAATCAAAAATCGGCAGGCCTCGTCAATTATATACAGGCAAAAAGAAAAGGAATGTAGATTAAGCGTTTAAATCATTCCATGTCGACTCCTGTGGCTTTTAGCCACAGGCCTAATGTTTTTTTTTGAGTAATAGCTCAATGGTGATATTAGTAAACGGCTGAGTTTGAGCTCATTTTGAGTCAAGTAAACTTCTTGTTGAAATTATTAGAGTGAGTGAATATCCTCTAAAACCGTTTTTAATGCCCTTTGCCATCCTTCATAATTCCTTTCACTGATTTGTCGCTCTTCATTTCTACGAAATTCTGTTCCAAGCTGCCACATAGTTTTTAATTGCTCTAAATCCGCAAAAACACCTAAACCAAGCGTAGCAAGAATCGCTGTACCATAAGCGGTAGTTTCTATATTAACTGGCCTTTGCACCAACAAATCGCACTGATTAGCCAAAAACTGCAAAAACCAGTTATTAGCGGACATTCCCCCGTCAACCCGTAATAAGCTCATATCAATGTTACTGGCATGTTGCATACATTGTAAAACATCTCTGACCTGGTAACACACACCTTCAAGTGCTGCCCGTGCAAAGTGTGCACGAGCAGAGAGCCTTGAAAGGCCCACAATATTGGCACTCTGCTTTGAAGTCCAATATGGAGCCCCTAAACCGGTAAAAGAAGAAATAAAATACACTCCATCATTGGAAGACAAACTTTTTGCCAATTCTTCAGATTCATCGGCTGTAGCAATTAATTTTAATTCATCACGTAGCCATTTTATGGTTGTACCAGCATGATAAATACTTCCTTCCAATCCATATACAGTCTGATTTTTTAAATTGTAGGCAATTGTAGATAATAAATGTTCTGAATCTACAATCCTTGAGCCGGTATTCATTAACAAAAATCCCCCGGTACCAAAGGTGGCTTTGATCATACCTTCTGCAAAACAACACTGGCCAATTAATGCCGATTGCTGATCGCCGGCAACCCCGGTAATAGGAACTTCATAGCCGAGTATTTCTTTCTGGATAAAACCAAAATGAGCATCACTTGAGCATACTTCAGGCAAGACAGCAGGTGGAACCTGAAAGAGTTGCAATAGCTCTTCATCCCATGCCTCATCACGAATATTATACAGCATGGTTCTTGATGCGTTCGTGACATCCGTCAGATGTGATTTTCCACCCGTAAGACGCCAGATTAAAAAACTGTCAATGGTACCGAATGCAAGCAATCCTTTTTTCGCAAGATTTGAAGCTTCAGGACAATGTTGTAGAATCCACCTTAACTTAGTGGCGGAAAAATATGGATCCAGCAATAATCCTGTTTTTTGTCGAATACTATGTTTTTCATTAGCTATAGAAGAACAAAAATCCTCTGTTCTCCTGTCCTGCCATACAATGGCTGGTGTAAGACATTGTCCACTGCGCTTATCCCAAACTACGGTGGTTTCTCGCTGATTGGTGATTCCACAACAGAGAACACTTTTAGCGGGTAAATTTTCTGTTACTTCCTTAATGGCTTTTTGTGTTTGTTGCCATATTTCTTCCGGATCGTGTTCGACCCACCCTGTTTTTGGATAAAACTGGGTTACGGGATACTGTCTAATATCAACTTGCTCTCCTTCCGAATTAAAGATAATTACCCGTGTACTGCTTGTCCCTTGATCAATGGCAAGAATATAATTCATAGTTAACAATATTCCTGATAAAGTAATAAATAGATTCATTCTAAGCCTTTTATAATGGGATCACCATATTCGATATGGTATTTCTTCAAGCTTATGAGATTTTAGGTTAATCAATTGCTCAGGGAGGCAAATATGGAACCCCTCTATGATGTTGCAGTAATTGGGGGCGGTATTAATGGCTGCGGTTGTGCTGCTGATGCAGCTTTGCGTGGACTTTCTGTGTTTCTCTGTGAAAAGGGAGATATTGCCTCACAAACCTCATCCAAAAGTACTAAACTAATACATGGAGGTTTAAGATATCTGGAACAGTATAATTTTAAATTGGTAAAAAAAGCCTTAATAGAACGCCAAAAACTATTTGAGCTGGCTCCCTATCTTGTTCACCCTATACAACTGATGTTGCCTTATGAAAAATTTTTACGCCCTTCCTGGCTCATCCGCACAGGACTTTTTATTTATGATCATTTAAGTCAAAAAAACAATTTACCTAAAAGTCGTTCAATTCACCGAAAAAACCAGTCAGGATACTTCCAACCATTAAAAAATAGATTTTATAAGGGATTTCTCTTTTATGATGGAAGTACTAACGATTCAAGACTGACTTTAGTTAATGCTATTCAAGCTAAAGAGCATGGAGCGAGGATTTGTACTCATACAGAATTGATTCAGGCTAAAACAGAGAATAATCAATGGTATTTAACGTTAAAAGATCATCGCAGCGATAGTTTGATTAATATTCAGGCCAAAACAGTCATTAATGCTACAGGTCCCTGGATAGATTCGGTCAGCAAGCGATTAAATATTTCAGAAAACAAGCAAGTGGTATGGGTCAAAGGTAGTCACATCGTGGTTCCTCAATTGTATGAAGGAAATCATGCCTATTTTTTACAAAGTAAGGACAAACGCATTATTTTTACCATACCTTATTATGGCTACACTATGATTGGCACAACAGACATACAGTTTTCCGGTTCTTTGGATGATGTTGAAATATCTCCTTCTGAAGTAGCCTATTTATGTGACCTAAGCAATCAATATTTCAATAAAAGTATCAATAAAAACATGATCATTAACAGCTGGAGCGGTGTCCGGCCCCTGATAAAAGACAAAGAAAAGCAACTTCATACCATCAGCCGAGACTATCATTTTAATGTTCACGAGCAACCCGCACCAGCCATCACGATTTATGGAGGAAAGATCACAACCTATCGCAAACTTGCAGCTGAAGTCATTGATAAGCTGGATTCAGTGTTTCCTGACTTGCCAATATCTCAAACGGCAAACCATCCTCTACCAGGGGCAGAATTGAATGGAATGAGTTTTGAAGATTATGAATATTATGCGACTGAGCACTATTCATGGTTAGAACAAAAGTTGTTAAAACGCTATTTAGACAATTACGGGACGAGAGCAGAATATATTTTAAAACATTGCCAGTCCATGGATGATCTTGGCATCTATTTTGGCCACGGTCTCTATCAAGTCGAACTTGATTATCTCCTTCAACAGGAGTGGGCAACGAGCTGCGATGATATTCTCTGGCGGCGCACTAAGTTGGGTTTAGATTTTGATAGTGATAATAGTTTGAAACTTGAAAAATATATAAACTTATACCATTCAAATCTAAACAGCAAAATGCAAATTTTATTCTGATGAACCCTCTATATCACAGTAGCCCTATTTTAATTTATAAGGTTCGCGCTTTTCTGAAGTGCGAACATCACATGAACATGCCGTTTATTACAATTCCTCTCCAGACTCACCCTCCATTCCTTTTTTAAGCTTGCTCACGTCAGTATCAATAGCCTGTTGAACCAGATCTCTTAAAGCAGCTTCAGGCATCGCTCCTGATTCAGAGTAAATGAGAACACCGTCTTTCACTATCACTACATGAGGTATAGAGCGCACATGAAACTCCTCTGCAATCTCTGGTTCTTCTTCAATATTGATCTTGGCAAATTTTACATAGGGAAACCTGTCTGAAACTCTTACAAATATTGGAGAAAAATTTTTGCATGGACCACACCATTCAGCCCAAAAATCAATAACAGCAATTCCCTCTCCAAGTAATAAGTCAATACTGTCTTTTCCTAAATGATAAACGGGCATTATTTCTCCTTATCATATATATGATTTAATATCCTATCAAAAATCTCATCGACATCCCCTCTACCATCAACTTTATGGAATTGAGGCGCACCTTCCGATTGTTGATTAGCCCATGATTGATAATATTGTATTAGGGGTTCTGTTTGCTCATGATAAACTTTCAGGCGTTTGCGAACGGTGGATTCCTTATCATCATCACGTTGAATTAAAGGTTCATTAGTCACGTCATCCCGTCCTTCATGTACGGGTTTTTGATTTTCTATATGATATACACGCCCGGATGGCTGATGAATTCTGCGGCCACTCAAACGTCGAATGATTTCCTCATCATCTACATCTATTTCAATAACATGGTCGAGATATATTTTTTTATCTCTTAATGCTTCGGCCTGAGTGATTGTCCGTGGAAAACCATCAAATAAAAAACCAAGCTGGCAATCGGTCTGTTTCAGTCTCTCTTTGACTAAATCAATAATAATATCATCGGAAACCAATTTTCCCTCATCCATAACTTTTTTTGCACTTTTTCCAAGTTCCGTTCCTTCAGCAATGGCTGCGCGTAACATGTCTCCAGTGGATATCTGGGGAATATTAAAATATTGACTCAAGCGCTTGGCCTGAGTACCTTTTCCAGCACCTGGACCACCTAATAACATTAATCGCATTCATCACTCCTTAAACTTAAAACATGCCCTAGAGCATTTGAATGATTTAAAAATGAATAGTCTAAATTTGATTTAAAGATAACCAAATAAACTCATTAAAATCACCATGGAAATTGCTGTTCCCAAGAATTGATCCTGAAGCAGGAATTTTGAGGCAAAAATTGTACAAACTTAAGTCATATGACCGTTGACAATCCTACTATCTTGAGCCAAAACGTCAGGACAATAATCATACATTTACTTAAACCAGAATCTTCTGGATACCTTACAACTTGTCAGTTGTCTTTCATAAAACTGACTTTTTGCTTTCACTTTTCTTGCCACAGCAATCAACCATGGTTTTTTTAAATAGGTTTTACGTTGATAGCCCCCTATACCTTCATGATATGCCAAATAAAGCTTATAAGCATCATTTTTAGGGATACCTGTTCTCATATGAGCTTGATGGGCATACCATCCGATAAAATCGGCAGCGTCGCCAAAATCGTCCCGTGAGACCCAATAGCCACCCTCTGATTTCTTATACAGTTTCCACGTAGAGTGCAAGGCCTGAGAATAACCATAAGCAGTTGATGGCCTTTTCCAGGGGATGATCCACAAAAGTTTAGTACGCGGCGGTTTTGCCCTGCCATTAAATTTTGACTCCTGATGAATAATAGCCATCTGTACAGATACTGGAACTTTCCATCTTCTTTCAACAGCCCTCGTTTCCGCATGCCATTTAGGGTATTGAGCAAATATTTTACATATATTATTAACATCATTAGGTGGCGTTTTTACGCAGGCAGCCAGTTGCATACATACCAGAACCAGCAGAGTAATTTTTTGCATTTATTATAATCAGCAAATTCAGTTTCATTATTAGTACCAGAAAAATAAATAAAATAAAACTAATTACCCTATATTTCCCAGGACGAATTATATTTTGTCTTATTTACGCCATCCCTGCGCAAACAAACGTACATCCATCTTGCAAATGAATTGACGAATTCATAAAGAAATAGATTTTTGCCTGCCAGGAAACATGGAGTAAACGAGCATTTGAAATTCCAAAAAGCATTCAAAGAGCAAAAAAAGAAGCTGCGTTACATGATTTAATCAATACATGAGTTAATCAAATGGTATGAGCTTGACCTGTGAAGCGGGATGAGTTCATTTTAAATTTTAATCTTTTTATGATACTGTATCCGGCATTCCACACTGGCCTTTTTTGCTAAAAACTGAGTACTTTTGACATGTAAACTATGCTTTCTCTAAAGATTGACTCAGAAGCAGTATCATTCATTTTTCAGGAATATTGTATGTCCGTTCTGGTATTTGATATTGAAACCGTTCCAGATATTGTTACGGGTAAAAGAATATACGGCCTTGATGGCTTAGATGCTATAGACTGTTCCGAGGCTATGTTTGCTTTACGGAGAGAAAAAACAGGCACTGATTTTCTACCTCACTATCTACAGAAAATAGTGGCGATTTCTCTTGTCTTAAGCCACGGCTCAAACGTTAAGGTATGGTCATTAGGAACTGAGAACTCTGAAGAAAAAGAATTGATTTCTCGTTTTTTTTCAGGAATTGATAAGCATACCCCGATTTTAGTCAGTTGGAATGGCAGTGGTTTTGATTTACCTGTGCTTCATTATCGTGCTTTATTGCATGGAGTCACAGCCACAACCTACTGGGAAACAGGAGATAATCAACAAAATTTTCGCTGGAACAATTACTTAAGTAGATTCCACTATCGACACTTAGATCTTATGGATGTGTTGGCAGCTTATCAGCTCAAAGCTTTCGCTCCGCTGGATGAAGTAGCCACTATGTTGGGTTTCCCAGGCAAAATGGGAATGAGTGGTCATAAAGTATGGGAGCAGTACCTTGCAGGCAACTTGAAAGGTGTTCGTGATTACTGTGAAACCGATGTTTTAAACACCTACTGCATTTATCTGCGCTTTGAACTCATGAGAGGAAATTTAAGTCCTGCCGAATATGAAATATCAATAAATAGCTTAATCCATTACTTAAACCAGGAAACAGACAAAACGCATTTGCAGGAATTTGCAAAAAACATGAAAAAAATTGAGTCTAATTTGCATACATAAAATGAATTACCCATGTATGGAATTATCAATAATCTTCTTTTCATCCTGCATGCCGTCATCGCATTTTTAGTGCAAGTAAATGAGCATTTACATTCAAAATTACTCAGTTTTTAGCAAAGGAAGTGCGAAATACCGATTTCATAATGAAAATATGGCATTTAATATTTTTTTTCTGAAAACAGCCAAGGCAGGTAGCATCAAATATCCTCCCAATTGACGGCTCCATTGTAAAACCCGATTCATCCCTCCCATTCGCCATAAGAGAAAAACAACCGGCAATACCACGGTTATCAATAGTAACTGATTATTTTTTATAATATCCAACCAATATTGTCTATGTAATATAAACTGTTTTTGATGATAACGAATTCTATTTTCAGTTTCGGCTATGGCCTGTATTATCTCTTTCCTGGAGGTCATGAGTATTGCTTCCTTTAGTGTCAGCTAAAATTTGTCTTGTTTTTTCAAAACTCATTTTTTTCAGATTAAATTTCAAGTAACGAAGCAAAATAATAAAAAACAGGATATTTAATCCACAAACAGAGACTAGCGCTAAAAAAATACTATCGAACAGCTTTTCCAGCACATATCCCCCAAGCACCATAATGGAAATCCAGGTGCTTAAGAGGATCACTATTAATAAACACAGATTCAGCAACAACGGAAATACGCTTAATCCAGCAAGTCTTATTTCTAGTTTTATCAAGGAAAAAATTGCTTTAAATACTTCCAGTTTACTGGAAACAAGACCTGTTAATTCATCAATGGCTTTCATTCTTTCCTGAGAATTGCTGATACTAAAAATCCCACTCCTGCAGCAATGAGGACAGAGGCCAATGGGTTTTTCCTGACTTTATTTAATAAAACATCGGAATATTCTTTGGCTGCATCCTGGGCCTCATGAACTTTGTCTATACCATCTTCATAAAGTTCGTGAGCAAATTTTTTGCTCTCATTCATTAAATCACTGGCTGCTTGTTTAACATCAGCTCTGGCCTCTGCTGTAGAAGGGTTTTGTGTCGTCGCTTTCCTGTTCATATTGTCACTCCCTTTTATAATTTTATTCAGATATTAACTTCCCTTAATAAAGCGTAGTATATTATTTAATGATATATAAATTTTTTGAAATTTTTTTCGGAAAATCGATTCACACTATATATTTATTATTGATCCTGAAAAAGATTTATATAGCAATCATATATAATTCTAGCCATGTGACCCAACAAGATCAGGAATAAAAGCCAGGACGCAAAACAAAAAATGCAAATACCAATTGAATATATATTTATAGGATCATCCATCTTACTCATTCTAAGTGTTTTAGCCAATAAGGCTTCCGAAAGACTTGGGCTACCCTCATTATTACTTTTTCTCATCATTGGAATGGTAGCAGGTTCTGATGGACTTGGCGGTATTGAATTTGAAAATGCCTTATTGGCGCAGTCCGTGGGCATTGGTGCGCTTGTATCTATATTATTTTCAGGTGGTCTGGATACTGATTGGAACATTATTCGCCCCATAGTTAAAGAAGGGATCCTCTTATCAACTATTGGTGTTGTCTTGACTGCTTTTTTTATGGCAGGATTCACTTATTTCTTTACTCATTTCTCCTTCACTGAAAGTATGCTACTTGGTGCTATTGTTTCTTCCACTGATGCAGCAGCTGTTTTTTCCATTTTACGCTCGCGTAACGTCCGTTTAAAAAAGGAAGTACAGGCAATTATCGAACTTGAATCTGCAAGTAATGATCCAACAGCAGTATTGCTAACGATTGGTTTTATTCAGATCATTCTCATTCCAGCGACAGGTTTTGCCGATTTAAGCTGGTTATTTATGACACAGGTCACAATTGGCATTGCCTTTGGGTGGACAATGGGACATCTTATTCCTAAGGCTATTAATGGATTACATCTTGCTTATGCTGGTCTATATCCTGTGTTAACGGTAGCATTTGTACTGTTTACTTATGGTGTTACAGCAGCGTTGCACGGCAATGGTTTTATAGCGGTTTATCTGGCAGGATTAATCATGGGGCGCCACAAATTTCTTTATAAAAAAGAATTAACCTCATTTCATGACGGTTTAACCTGGCTAATGCAGATAATTATGTTCTTAACGTTAGGTTTGTTAGTGTTTCCTTCAAAACTGCTTGGGTTATTTAGCATAGATATCATCATTGCTTTTTTTCTTATTTTGATTGCAAGACCGCTCAGTGTGTTTATCGTTTTATCACACAGTAAATTTAATTATAAAGAATTATCCATGATTTCATGGGTAGGCTTGCGCGGAGCTGTGCCTATCATCCTCGCTACATTCCCTCTGGTTTCTGGTGTTCCTAAAGCTGATACCATATTCAACCATGTATTCTTTATTGTATTAACTTCTATATTGATTCAGGGAACGTTGGTTCCGTATGTTGCGCGATTTTTAAGGGTTGAAAAATAATGATGTAAAAATCTTTATTCTGCGCCAGTATTTTTAAATTAAATCAGTTTCCTTAAAACGATAGCATCTTCTTTTTTGTTGTTATCGTCCGAGTAATAATCTTTTTTTATTTCAAATTGTTCAAAACCCAGGCTTTTATATAAATTAAGCGCAACTAAATTGCTCGGTCTGACCTCAAGATGAGCAATCTCAATTCCCGAATGCTCTAAAGAATCAATAACGGAGTTCAATAATAATTTACCATAACCTTTGGATTGAAACGATTTAGCGATACAAAAGTTTAAAATATGGCATTGATTTAAATCGTAACGGCAAATAATATATCCAGCAATATTTTGATTTAATTCCAAAACTCGGCAGTCATAACCCACAAAAAGACAATCACTAAGAATGCTTCGACTCCACGGTGCTCGTTGTGTCGACGACTCTATTGTATAAACAGCGTCAATATCTTCCTTCTTCATTGGGCGAATTTTTACGCTCATAAGTTATCCCGTTCGCCATTCTCAATTCGATTATTTTAATTGTAAGACTATAAAATTAAAACAAAATTAAGGTGTTCGGTATAGATAACTGCTTTGAAGCACCCTTTCTTTAAGTATGGTGTTAAAAATGAAAGGATGTCTATTTTTAATGATACTCATATTACTCAGAACAGCATTTTTTAGCAGATTTGGAATTTCAAAGAGCAGTTAATGGAGTAAAAAGCATTTGAAATTGCAAAACGATGAAACTGAGTAACATGAGCTATTAACAAATATTCGTATCAATAGACTTTTATCACTGGCGAATATTCCCTCCGTGTCACTGCTTTTTCTTTTTAGGTAAATATAAATCCGTCACCGTTCCTTCAAAGACTTCAGCAGATAAACCAATGGTTTCAGATAACGTCGGATGAGGATGAATGGTTAAAGCAATGTCTTCAACATCACAACCCATTTCAATAGCCAAGGCTGTTTCAGAGATCAAATCACCTGCATTTACACCTACAATTCCAGCACCCAGAATACGATTTGTATCAGGATCAAACAATAATTTGGTTAATCCTTCTGCCCTTGCCACGCTTAGAGCTCGACCACTGGCCGCCCAAGGGAAACTGCCTTTTTCATATTTAATTCCTTTTTCTTTTGCTTCTTTTTCCGTTAACCCAGCCCAGGCCAGTTCTGGATCAGTATAGGCAACGCTCGCAATACATTGTGGTTCAAAATAATGTTTCTTCCCTGCAATGACTTCTGCCGCGACCCGACCTTCGGGAATGGCTTTATGAGCCAACATAGGCTGGCCAACCACATCGCCAATAGCGAAAATATGCTCTATATTAGTGCGCATTTGTTTATCAACCTTGATAAATCCGTGATCATCCACTTCAACGCCTGCCTTATCCGCTGCAATTTCACCACCATTAGGTTTTCTGCCCACAGAAACCAAAACTTGTTGATAGCAAACAGGCTTCTCTGTTTTATGCTCACCTTCCATGCTCACATAAATACCATCTTTCTTCGCTTCCATAGCTGTGACTTTAGTTTTAAGCAAAAATTTAACGCCCTTTTTCTCCATGTGTTTTTGCAAAATTTTAACCAGATCACCATCAGCGCCGGGAATTAACTGATCCATAAATTCAACCACAGTAACTTTAACACCCAGCGCACTGTATACGGTAGCCATTTCCATACCAATAATACCACCACCGAGCACTAAAAGATCGCCTTTAATATCATTAAGATCTAAAGCACCGGTTGAACTATAAATACGCTTGTCTTCGGGAATAAAAGGTAATTTAACCGATTCGCTTCCTACCGCTATAATGGCGTTCTCAAATTCAATTTCAACCGTCCCTTCTTTGCTTTCGACCTCCAATTGATGACTGCCACTAAATTTACCAACGCCTGTAACAATCTCTACCTTTCGTTGTTTGGCCAATGACTTTAAACCGCCGGTAAGTTTTCCTACCACGGAGTTTTTCCACTCAAGCAGCTTTTTTGTCTCTATTTTGGGCTTTCCGAAAGATATACCCTGTTCAGTCATCTCCCGGCTTTCATCCAAAACCTTAGCTACATGCAATAATGCCTTGGAAGGTATGCATCCCACATTGAGACAAACGCCTCCAATGGATTCATAACGTTCAACCAAAACAACTTTTTTTCCGAGATCTGCCGCACGAAATGCCGCAGTATATCCTCCTGGTCCGCTACCAAGAACGACCACATCAGTTTTAATCTTTTTACTCATTACAAAGCCTCATTATTAAACATTCTTTAGGTTTTGTTGAACTTTCCCCATAACAAATTCAACGGAGCCTGGTATTTAAACATAATTTAGAGCTGTCGCTAT contains:
- the adk gene encoding adenylate kinase, with translation MRLMLLGGPGAGKGTQAKRLSQYFNIPQISTGDMLRAAIAEGTELGKSAKKVMDEGKLVSDDIIIDLVKERLKQTDCQLGFLFDGFPRTITQAEALRDKKIYLDHVIEIDVDDEEIIRRLSGRRIHQPSGRVYHIENQKPVHEGRDDVTNEPLIQRDDDKESTVRKRLKVYHEQTEPLIQYYQSWANQQSEGAPQFHKVDGRGDVDEIFDRILNHIYDKEK
- the glpD gene encoding glycerol-3-phosphate dehydrogenase, which encodes MEPLYDVAVIGGGINGCGCAADAALRGLSVFLCEKGDIASQTSSKSTKLIHGGLRYLEQYNFKLVKKALIERQKLFELAPYLVHPIQLMLPYEKFLRPSWLIRTGLFIYDHLSQKNNLPKSRSIHRKNQSGYFQPLKNRFYKGFLFYDGSTNDSRLTLVNAIQAKEHGARICTHTELIQAKTENNQWYLTLKDHRSDSLINIQAKTVINATGPWIDSVSKRLNISENKQVVWVKGSHIVVPQLYEGNHAYFLQSKDKRIIFTIPYYGYTMIGTTDIQFSGSLDDVEISPSEVAYLCDLSNQYFNKSINKNMIINSWSGVRPLIKDKEKQLHTISRDYHFNVHEQPAPAITIYGGKITTYRKLAAEVIDKLDSVFPDLPISQTANHPLPGAELNGMSFEDYEYYATEHYSWLEQKLLKRYLDNYGTRAEYILKHCQSMDDLGIYFGHGLYQVELDYLLQQEWATSCDDILWRRTKLGLDFDSDNSLKLEKYINLYHSNLNSKMQILF
- a CDS encoding 3'-5' exonuclease, coding for MSVLVFDIETVPDIVTGKRIYGLDGLDAIDCSEAMFALRREKTGTDFLPHYLQKIVAISLVLSHGSNVKVWSLGTENSEEKELISRFFSGIDKHTPILVSWNGSGFDLPVLHYRALLHGVTATTYWETGDNQQNFRWNNYLSRFHYRHLDLMDVLAAYQLKAFAPLDEVATMLGFPGKMGMSGHKVWEQYLAGNLKGVRDYCETDVLNTYCIYLRFELMRGNLSPAEYEISINSLIHYLNQETDKTHLQEFAKNMKKIESNLHT
- the gltA gene encoding citrate synthase; amino-acid sequence: MTKKKATLNIEGQTPIELPVYSPTLGKDVIDVSKLGTHGVFTYDEGFMSTASCESKITYIDGEEGVLLYRGYPIEQLAEKKDFLDVCYLLLNSELPTNEEKNKFVNLINNHTMVHQQMYQFLNGFRRDAHPMAIMVGIVGALSAFYHESMDLTNENDRYTSAIRLIAKMPTLAAMSHKYSIGLPYMYPQNKMSYAENFLHMMFGVPSNDTTPDPVLTKAMDTIFILHADHEQNASTSTVRLAGSTGANPFACISAGIGALWGPAHGGANEACLNMLYEIGDSSNINKYIKKAKDKDDPFRLMGFGHRVYKSYDPRAKVMRKTCHDVLEAVGAHEEPLFKLAMELERIALEDDFFIEKKLYPNVDFYSGLTLSAIGIPTNMFTVVFALARTVGWMSHWMEMVASKSKIGRPRQLYTGKKKRNVD
- a CDS encoding transglycosylase SLT domain-containing protein, producing the protein MQKITLLVLVCMQLAACVKTPPNDVNNICKIFAQYPKWHAETRAVERRWKVPVSVQMAIIHQESKFNGRAKPPRTKLLWIIPWKRPSTAYGYSQALHSTWKLYKKSEGGYWVSRDDFGDAADFIGWYAHQAHMRTGIPKNDAYKLYLAYHEGIGGYQRKTYLKKPWLIAVARKVKAKSQFYERQLTSCKVSRRFWFK
- the glpK gene encoding glycerol kinase GlpK; amino-acid sequence: MNYILAIDQGTSSTRVIIFNSEGEQVDIRQYPVTQFYPKTGWVEHDPEEIWQQTQKAIKEVTENLPAKSVLCCGITNQRETTVVWDKRSGQCLTPAIVWQDRRTEDFCSSIANEKHSIRQKTGLLLDPYFSATKLRWILQHCPEASNLAKKGLLAFGTIDSFLIWRLTGGKSHLTDVTNASRTMLYNIRDEAWDEELLQLFQVPPAVLPEVCSSDAHFGFIQKEILGYEVPITGVAGDQQSALIGQCCFAEGMIKATFGTGGFLLMNTGSRIVDSEHLLSTIAYNLKNQTVYGLEGSIYHAGTTIKWLRDELKLIATADESEELAKSLSSNDGVYFISSFTGLGAPYWTSKQSANIVGLSRLSARAHFARAALEGVCYQVRDVLQCMQHASNIDMSLLRVDGGMSANNWFLQFLANQCDLLVQRPVNIETTAYGTAILATLGLGVFADLEQLKTMWQLGTEFRRNEERQISERNYEGWQRALKTVLEDIHSL
- a CDS encoding thioredoxin family protein; this translates as MPVYHLGKDSIDLLLGEGIAVIDFWAEWCGPCKNFSPIFVRVSDRFPYVKFAKINIEEEPEIAEEFHVRSIPHVVIVKDGVLIYSESGAMPEAALRDLVQQAIDTDVSKLKKGMEGESGEEL